In Roseofilum casamattae BLCC-M143, one genomic interval encodes:
- a CDS encoding isopenicillin N synthase family dioxygenase encodes MNSLPIISLEKLKEIAPSGVKYQNREQQRLYDVCLEHGFFYLKDHGISTELVRTTIAASRNFFHLPEEIKKQYGQDKQTVYPNTCRGYIPLYGEMLNQKAGPDPKEIFDLGIERPSSNLPFTGRTVIPDETVAPNFASSHYQLQEEVLTKVIPHLLRGLAIALGYSSNWFDPYFDEPVIIHRVIYYPPEQSLAGKHTDLGMFTILFQEYFPTPSLRVYTKDAWIDAMCIEDALIINLGDMLQIWTNNLFVSTPHEVLHNLQQSRVSIPLFVYPNVDSVFVQMETGQTINITEIMLKKYNAIWVDKTGSGRARELK; translated from the coding sequence ATGAATAGCTTACCCATAATATCGTTAGAGAAACTGAAAGAGATCGCTCCATCTGGTGTCAAATATCAGAACCGAGAACAACAACGTCTTTATGATGTTTGTTTAGAACATGGCTTTTTTTATCTGAAAGACCATGGAATTTCTACTGAGTTAGTTCGGACAACTATTGCGGCTTCGCGTAACTTCTTTCATTTACCAGAGGAAATTAAAAAACAATACGGTCAAGATAAGCAGACAGTCTATCCGAATACTTGTCGGGGTTATATTCCTCTCTATGGGGAAATGCTAAATCAGAAAGCCGGTCCCGATCCAAAAGAAATCTTCGATCTGGGTATTGAACGACCTTCATCGAATCTACCCTTTACCGGCCGAACGGTAATTCCCGATGAGACAGTAGCTCCGAACTTTGCCTCATCTCATTATCAACTACAAGAAGAAGTTCTTACTAAAGTCATTCCTCATCTATTGCGAGGGCTGGCAATTGCTCTTGGCTACTCGTCGAATTGGTTCGATCCCTATTTTGACGAACCGGTCATTATCCATCGAGTGATTTACTATCCTCCGGAACAAAGTCTAGCTGGCAAACACACCGACCTCGGTATGTTTACTATATTGTTTCAAGAGTATTTCCCCACTCCTTCCCTTCGGGTTTATACGAAAGATGCCTGGATTGATGCGATGTGTATAGAAGATGCATTGATTATCAACTTGGGAGATATGCTCCAAATCTGGACGAATAATTTATTTGTCAGTACTCCCCATGAAGTACTTCATAATCTCCAGCAAAGTCGAGTATCGATTCCGCTATTTGTCTATCCCAATGTTGATTCTGTATTTGTGCAAATGGAGACCGGGCAAACGATTAATATTACTGAAATTATGCTGAAAAAATATAATGCTATTTGGGTGGACAAGACAGGGAGCGGCCGCGCTCGAGAACTAAAGTAA
- a CDS encoding SDR family oxidoreductase, producing the protein MGGTWETDAFTRHYSFEQCSDDDIEKVLAVNLLAPIRLARSLLPTLRRSSNPKIIVMGALSGLDNFPGREVANSASKFGLRGAVHALREELRCDRIAVTIINPGNVGTPEVLSDLQEAGEPAENAIPLNIVQLRIFAANIV; encoded by the coding sequence ATGGGTGGAACCTGGGAAACGGATGCCTTTACCCGTCACTATTCTTTTGAACAATGTTCTGATGACGATATCGAAAAAGTGTTGGCGGTCAATCTTTTAGCGCCCATTCGTTTAGCGCGATCGCTATTACCTACCCTGCGCCGATCGTCTAATCCTAAAATTATTGTCATGGGTGCTTTATCCGGACTCGATAATTTTCCCGGTCGAGAAGTCGCAAACTCGGCATCTAAATTTGGCTTGCGCGGCGCGGTTCATGCTCTGCGGGAAGAACTGCGTTGCGATCGCATTGCCGTAACCATTATCAATCCCGGAAATGTTGGAACCCCAGAAGTTTTATCCGATTTGCAAGAGGCTGGAGAACCAGCAGAGAACGCAATTCCCTTAAATATCGTACAGTTGCGAATATTTGCCGCGAATATAGTTTAA
- a CDS encoding mandelate racemase/muconate lactonizing enzyme family protein, producing MKITKITVYQVTLPLEHPYRLSGGRLYFDKLDSTIIAMDTDEGIRGWGEGCPWGSTYLPAFPRGIRAGIEELAPQLMGLDPRRIDLIYRTMDTALPGHPYIKSALDMACWDILGKSTGLPLCELFGGRIDQEITIQNSVPTGTPEEMIESIKRGQAKGETVHTCKIGADVALDIERIKAIGAYLPPSETATFDVNRAWLVDEAMRVMNSVKEPILYFEQPCETYEECLQVRKLTNHPIILDECIQAYGHIVRAHADSACEAIGLKIGRVGGLTKAKRIRDFCVETGIRMNIEVTGGSVIGDAGSVHLAQSTPATHLRATWLCHEMLTVDTATGGPRNKNGKTSAPEIPGLGIEPIMDVLGEAIATYS from the coding sequence GTGAAAATCACAAAAATTACCGTCTACCAAGTTACTTTGCCCCTCGAACATCCGTATCGCCTCTCTGGCGGTCGGTTGTATTTCGATAAACTCGACTCCACCATTATTGCCATGGATACCGATGAAGGTATTCGCGGCTGGGGGGAAGGCTGTCCTTGGGGTTCGACGTATCTACCGGCATTTCCACGGGGGATTCGGGCTGGGATTGAAGAACTGGCGCCGCAACTGATGGGATTAGACCCGCGACGTATCGATCTGATTTATCGGACTATGGACACTGCCTTACCGGGTCATCCTTACATTAAGTCCGCTCTGGATATGGCTTGTTGGGATATTCTGGGTAAATCGACGGGTTTGCCGTTGTGCGAGCTTTTTGGCGGTCGTATCGACCAAGAGATTACGATTCAAAATTCCGTGCCTACGGGAACGCCGGAAGAAATGATTGAATCGATTAAACGAGGTCAAGCGAAAGGAGAAACCGTCCATACCTGTAAAATTGGGGCGGATGTGGCATTGGATATCGAGCGGATTAAAGCTATTGGTGCTTATTTGCCTCCGAGTGAAACCGCCACCTTTGATGTGAATCGGGCGTGGTTAGTCGATGAAGCCATGCGAGTGATGAATTCCGTAAAAGAACCTATTCTCTACTTCGAGCAACCTTGCGAAACCTATGAAGAATGTTTGCAAGTGCGGAAATTGACCAATCATCCGATTATCTTGGATGAGTGCATTCAAGCTTACGGTCATATTGTACGCGCCCACGCAGATAGTGCTTGCGAGGCGATTGGATTAAAAATCGGTCGGGTTGGAGGCTTGACGAAAGCGAAGCGCATCCGCGATTTTTGCGTAGAAACTGGGATTCGGATGAATATTGAAGTGACTGGAGGTAGTGTTATTGGAGATGCTGGCTCGGTGCATTTAGCTCAGAGCACTCCAGCAACGCATTTGCGAGCGACATGGTTGTGCCACGAAATGCTGACGGTGGATACAGCAACGGGAGGCCCTCGGAATAAAAATGGTAAAACTTCTGCACCAGAGATTCCAGGATTGGGGATTGAGCCAATAATGGATGTGTTGGGCGAGGCGATCGCGACTTACAGCTAA
- a CDS encoding folate/biopterin family MFS transporter — MTWPALPSSFRKILQEKLLFGNEPTPELLGILLVYFVQGVLGLTRLAISFFLKDDLGLSPAQVAALMGVAVFPWIVKPLWGFISDGLPIFGYRRRPYLIISGLMGTIAWGLLATIADTVWETTIAIALTSLSIAISDVIVDSLVVERARNESTAQVGALQSLSWTSSSLGGLLTAYLSGSLLQVLSPQQVFGITAIFPLLVAAVAGLISESPVSETETNSSGVKEQIGQLKMAIAQPAIWMPTLFLFLWQSTPTADSAFFFFTTNELGFEAEFLGRVRLFTSIAALIGIWLFQKFLKSVPFRQIFAWSTVFSFIFGLTPLLLVTHTNRLLGIGDRWFSIGDSVILTVIGEIAFMPVLVLSARLCPPGIEATLFALLMSVTNLARTLSQEFGAILMHQLGITAHDFDNLALLVLLTNLSSLLALPFLKLLPGNQMTASSQPEPEPLPSSEALDLTPTPTQSPVKS; from the coding sequence ATGACCTGGCCTGCTCTCCCATCCTCCTTCCGCAAAATCCTGCAAGAGAAACTCTTATTTGGCAACGAGCCAACCCCCGAACTCCTCGGTATTTTATTGGTATATTTTGTCCAAGGAGTCTTAGGATTAACTCGACTCGCCATTAGCTTTTTTCTCAAAGATGACTTAGGACTTTCACCCGCCCAAGTGGCCGCCTTGATGGGAGTCGCCGTTTTCCCCTGGATCGTAAAACCGCTCTGGGGCTTCATCTCCGATGGTTTGCCCATTTTCGGCTATCGTCGCCGTCCTTATTTGATTATTTCCGGACTCATGGGAACGATCGCCTGGGGACTGTTAGCCACCATCGCCGATACCGTTTGGGAAACCACAATTGCGATCGCCCTCACCTCCCTCTCCATCGCCATCAGCGATGTGATTGTTGATTCTCTCGTGGTCGAGCGCGCCCGCAATGAATCAACAGCACAAGTGGGAGCGCTCCAGTCCTTATCCTGGACAAGCTCATCTCTGGGGGGACTCTTAACTGCCTACTTGAGCGGCTCGCTGCTACAAGTGCTCAGTCCGCAACAAGTATTCGGCATTACCGCCATCTTCCCGCTCCTGGTTGCTGCTGTGGCTGGATTAATTAGCGAATCTCCCGTATCCGAGACGGAGACAAACTCCAGCGGCGTGAAAGAACAGATCGGACAACTGAAAATGGCGATCGCTCAACCGGCCATTTGGATGCCCACTCTCTTCCTCTTCCTCTGGCAGTCTACCCCAACGGCCGACTCCGCCTTCTTCTTTTTCACCACCAACGAATTGGGGTTTGAAGCGGAATTTCTCGGTCGCGTGCGCCTCTTCACCAGCATCGCCGCACTGATTGGAATCTGGCTCTTTCAAAAATTTCTCAAATCCGTTCCCTTCCGGCAAATCTTTGCCTGGAGCACCGTCTTTTCCTTCATCTTCGGACTGACTCCCTTGCTCCTCGTTACCCACACCAACCGCCTCCTCGGAATTGGCGATCGCTGGTTTAGCATAGGCGATAGCGTCATTCTCACCGTCATCGGCGAAATTGCCTTTATGCCCGTCCTTGTGCTCTCGGCCAGACTCTGCCCCCCCGGTATCGAAGCCACACTCTTCGCCCTCCTCATGTCCGTCACCAACCTTGCTCGCACCCTCTCCCAAGAATTTGGCGCCATTCTCATGCACCAGTTGGGCATCACTGCTCATGATTTCGATAACTTAGCCCTGCTCGTTCTCCTCACCAACCTCTCCTCTCTTCTTGCCCTACCCTTCCTGAAACTCTTACCGGGTAACCAGATGACCGCCAGCTCTCAACCCGAGCCAGAGCCATTGCCCTCCAGCGAAGCTCTCGACCTTACCCCAACTCCGACTCAATCTCCAGTAAAGTCTTGA
- a CDS encoding 2-oxoglutarate and iron-dependent oxygenase domain-containing protein, with product MDSLPIISLQKLAIEDAREIEQLDRACDRYGFFYLSDSSIATELIEETIIVPSLLKGIALALGLEATEFDRYKEAQSNPSYNF from the coding sequence ATGGACAGCTTACCAATTATTTCCCTCCAAAAGTTAGCTATAGAAGATGCACGGGAAATCGAGCAACTCGATCGTGCTTGCGATCGTTATGGTTTTTTCTATCTGAGTGATTCTAGTATTGCGACAGAACTCATAGAAGAGACTATTATCGTTCCATCTTTATTAAAGGGAATTGCTTTAGCATTGGGTTTGGAAGCTACGGAGTTCGATCGCTATAAAGAGGCACAGAGCAACCCCAGTTATAACTTTTAA
- a CDS encoding Nif11-like leader peptide family natural product precursor, translated as MSNAEAMRFLKDANSKHGLRQTMEGASNPEAFIQIVKQLGYNFETKELEEVAHQQSEGITTRRSTGVWHWLRTVNWIDRTQS; from the coding sequence ATGTCTAACGCTGAAGCCATGCGCTTTTTAAAAGATGCGAACTCTAAACACGGTCTGCGGCAAACCATGGAGGGAGCCAGCAATCCGGAAGCCTTTATTCAAATCGTGAAACAACTCGGCTATAACTTTGAAACCAAAGAACTCGAAGAAGTGGCTCATCAACAAAGCGAAGGGATTACTACTCGTCGCAGCACTGGAGTGTGGCATTGGTTGCGCACGGTGAACTGGATCGATCGCACTCAATCTTAA
- a CDS encoding isopenicillin N synthase family dioxygenase, with protein sequence MDSLPIISLEKLKQIDLSGGNGKNPENQHLYNVCLEHGFFYLKDHGISTELIRETMAASRNFFELPEEVKKQYGQDKQTVYPNTSRGYVPLYGETLHQTTGPDMKEIFDLGVERPTSDLPFTGQTLMPDDTVAPNFASSHYQLQREVLTKIVPHLLRGLAIALDCPPDWFDPYFDKLVAIHRTIYYPPEGGIAGKHTDNGIFTVLFQEYFPTPSLRVYTKDNWIDAMCLEDAAIVNLGDMLQLWTNHLFVSTPHEVLHNLNQSRISIPFFIYPNVNAVFQPIGTSQTINPTDIMLKNYNSIWVKKTGGGRALELK encoded by the coding sequence ATGGATAGCTTACCGATCATCTCATTAGAGAAATTGAAACAAATCGACCTTTCTGGTGGGAATGGGAAAAATCCAGAAAACCAACATCTTTACAATGTTTGCTTGGAACATGGATTCTTCTACCTCAAAGACCATGGCATTTCCACGGAGTTGATTCGGGAAACTATGGCTGCATCTCGCAACTTTTTTGAGTTGCCAGAAGAGGTCAAAAAACAGTACGGTCAAGATAAACAAACGGTTTATCCAAACACCTCTCGCGGTTATGTTCCGCTCTATGGCGAAACTCTGCATCAGACAACCGGCCCGGATATGAAGGAAATATTCGACTTAGGAGTCGAGCGACCGACTTCCGATCTCCCCTTTACCGGTCAAACCTTGATGCCCGATGATACAGTTGCTCCGAATTTTGCCTCATCTCATTATCAACTGCAACGAGAAGTACTGACCAAAATTGTTCCTCATTTATTGCGAGGATTGGCGATCGCTCTTGACTGTCCGCCGGATTGGTTCGATCCTTATTTTGACAAACTAGTTGCAATTCATCGTACCATTTACTATCCTCCTGAAGGAGGTATTGCTGGCAAGCATACGGACAATGGTATTTTCACGGTATTGTTTCAAGAATATTTTCCGACGCCTTCTCTGCGAGTTTATACGAAAGATAATTGGATTGATGCCATGTGCTTAGAAGATGCAGCGATCGTCAATTTAGGAGATATGCTGCAACTATGGACGAATCACTTATTTGTCAGTACACCCCATGAAGTACTTCATAATCTCAATCAAAGTCGCATCTCGATTCCCTTCTTTATCTATCCCAATGTCAATGCTGTCTTTCAGCCGATAGGGACCAGCCAGACTATTAACCCCACTGATATTATGCTGAAGAACTATAACTCAATTTGGGTGAAGAAAACCGGAGGAGGTCGCGCTCTGGAACTCAAATAA
- a CDS encoding carboxypeptidase M32 yields MSTLTPTSDRLQQLQTWVTEIHDIYAAAALLYWDRATYMPSQGVAARGRQMALLRQIAHQKMTDDRLGELLANLRSQAGDFAPHSAEASLIEVADRNYQRAVQVPSEFVARFSRHRTDCYDAWARAKEDDNFAIVQPKLEKTLELTQEYASYFSGYDHIADPLIEDVDYGMTVATLRPLFSQLRQELVPIVEAIAACPAPDTSCLQQTFDRQQQLDFTLDLLQQLGYDFSRGRQDESLHPFTTSFSIDDVRITTRVREDDLTEALFSSIHEMGHALYEQGFDRQLEGTPLAEGSSSGVHESQSRLWENLVGRSHQFWKYFYPQLQQKFPQQLADVSLDTFYRAVNNVERSLIRTDADEVTYNLHVMIRFDLELELLEGSLAVRDLPEAWNARYESDLGVRPPSDRLGVLQDIHWYTSNIGAMFQCYTLGNLMSAQLYDAVLKADPNLLENIAAGNFASLHRWLIDNVHQFGCRYTPSELIVKATGAELSIAPFLNYIRGKYSQLYDI; encoded by the coding sequence ATATCTACCCTGACCCCTACTTCCGATCGACTCCAGCAACTGCAAACCTGGGTTACCGAAATCCACGATATTTATGCAGCAGCAGCCTTGCTCTACTGGGATCGAGCCACCTATATGCCTTCCCAAGGCGTTGCAGCTCGCGGCAGGCAAATGGCTCTGTTGCGCCAGATTGCTCACCAGAAGATGACCGATGACCGGTTGGGAGAACTGCTCGCCAATTTGCGATCGCAGGCCGGTGACTTCGCTCCCCACTCTGCAGAAGCGAGCTTAATTGAAGTGGCCGATCGCAATTACCAACGAGCGGTGCAAGTTCCATCCGAGTTTGTCGCTCGCTTTTCTCGCCACCGCACGGACTGTTACGATGCTTGGGCCAGAGCGAAGGAAGACGATAATTTTGCGATCGTGCAGCCGAAGCTGGAAAAAACATTGGAGTTAACCCAAGAATATGCCAGCTACTTTTCCGGATACGACCATATTGCCGATCCTTTAATTGAGGATGTCGATTATGGGATGACCGTGGCAACTCTGCGACCTTTGTTTAGCCAACTGCGGCAAGAACTGGTTCCGATTGTCGAAGCGATTGCAGCTTGTCCCGCTCCCGATACGTCCTGCTTGCAGCAAACCTTCGATCGCCAACAGCAACTCGACTTCACCCTAGACCTGTTGCAGCAACTCGGTTATGACTTCAGCCGCGGCCGTCAAGATGAAAGCTTGCATCCATTTACCACCAGCTTTTCGATCGACGACGTACGCATCACCACTCGCGTCCGGGAAGATGACCTCACCGAAGCCTTATTCAGTAGCATTCACGAAATGGGACATGCCTTGTACGAGCAAGGGTTTGACCGACAGCTCGAGGGAACGCCTTTAGCCGAAGGATCGTCTTCTGGAGTCCATGAAAGCCAATCTCGCCTGTGGGAAAATCTGGTCGGGCGATCGCATCAGTTCTGGAAATATTTTTATCCACAATTGCAACAAAAGTTTCCGCAACAGCTAGCAGATGTGTCTTTAGATACGTTCTATCGCGCGGTTAACAACGTGGAGCGATCGCTAATTCGTACCGATGCCGACGAAGTTACCTATAATCTGCACGTGATGATTCGCTTCGATCTGGAGCTAGAACTGCTGGAAGGTTCCCTCGCTGTACGCGACTTGCCAGAAGCCTGGAATGCTCGCTACGAGTCCGATTTGGGAGTCCGACCGCCGAGCGATCGCTTGGGAGTGTTGCAAGATATCCACTGGTATACCTCCAATATTGGCGCCATGTTCCAATGCTATACCTTGGGCAACCTAATGAGCGCTCAACTCTATGATGCGGTTCTGAAAGCTGACCCCAACTTATTAGAGAATATTGCCGCCGGTAATTTTGCTTCCTTGCATCGTTGGTTAATCGACAACGTACATCAATTTGGCTGTCGGTATACTCCATCCGAACTAATAGTTAAAGCAACAGGCGCCGAGCTGAGTATCGCTCCGTTCTTAAACTATATTCGCGGCAAATATTCGCAACTGTACGATATTTAA
- a CDS encoding type IV pilus twitching motility protein PilT yields MNSPASAPNRSPVKPPLPPPHLRPEHQPFKPGNLIKKIVKHAHANKASDIHIRVGQVTRFRVRGQMVALKDGEPVTAEVFQQYLQDILTREQQQEFAQKKELDTAVYYEGFARCRVNCFESLTGGAMVLRIIDLKIPTIEQLGLPDILKDLICSQQGLILVTGPTGSGKSTTLAATIDFLNKAERKHIVTIEDPIEYVHPSHKCLVSQREVGLHTHDFHQALRAVLREDPDVILIGEMRDRITINTALQAAQTGHLVLGTLHTRNAIGAVNRLLNLYNAEEQPGIRIQISDTLVAVVAQLLLPTTDGRRTAAQEILVNTPAMQDYLLKGADDEAFQLMQTGKMDGMCVMNQSLYALILDGRITIEEAQKVSSDPGELDRLMRTGGYNSHQSPRDWVGG; encoded by the coding sequence ATGAATAGTCCGGCTTCCGCTCCTAATCGTTCACCGGTAAAACCGCCCTTACCTCCCCCTCATCTGCGCCCAGAACATCAGCCCTTTAAACCGGGCAATCTCATCAAGAAAATTGTGAAACATGCCCATGCCAATAAAGCCTCAGACATTCACATTCGGGTTGGACAGGTGACTCGATTTCGAGTTCGGGGTCAGATGGTGGCGCTTAAAGATGGAGAGCCAGTGACTGCCGAAGTCTTTCAACAGTACTTACAGGATATTCTCACTCGGGAACAGCAACAAGAATTTGCCCAAAAGAAAGAACTGGATACTGCCGTTTATTATGAAGGATTTGCCCGCTGCCGAGTCAATTGTTTTGAATCCCTCACGGGAGGAGCAATGGTCTTACGAATTATCGATTTAAAAATCCCGACCATTGAGCAATTGGGCTTGCCAGATATTTTGAAAGACTTAATCTGTAGCCAACAAGGATTGATTTTAGTCACCGGGCCGACCGGCTCGGGAAAATCGACGACCCTAGCGGCTACGATCGATTTTTTGAATAAAGCCGAGCGCAAACATATTGTCACCATTGAAGACCCAATTGAATACGTTCATCCTTCGCACAAATGTTTGGTCAGTCAACGAGAAGTAGGGTTGCATACCCATGATTTTCATCAAGCATTGCGGGCTGTGTTGCGGGAAGATCCGGATGTTATCTTAATTGGAGAAATGCGCGATCGCATCACCATTAATACCGCATTGCAAGCCGCTCAGACCGGTCACTTAGTCCTCGGCACTCTACACACGCGTAATGCCATAGGAGCGGTGAATCGTCTTTTGAACTTATACAATGCCGAAGAACAACCCGGAATTCGCATTCAAATTTCTGACACTTTAGTGGCTGTTGTTGCTCAACTTTTATTGCCAACAACTGACGGTCGTCGAACTGCCGCTCAGGAGATTTTAGTTAATACTCCAGCTATGCAAGATTACTTACTCAAAGGAGCAGACGACGAAGCCTTTCAGCTCATGCAAACCGGGAAAATGGATGGCATGTGCGTGATGAATCAATCATTATATGCTCTGATTTTAGACGGTCGCATTACTATTGAAGAAGCACAAAAAGTTTCCTCCGATCCGGGTGAGCTGGATCGCCTAATGCGCACCGGAGGTTATAATTCTCACCAGTCCCCGCGAGACTGGGTGGGAGGATAA
- a CDS encoding S1C family serine protease produces the protein MTIATQRILLSTIAAGLLATAPAIAAPEPSILAQFGNEEQTRIEIYQQASPAVVTIRAGRGSGSGSIVRSDGLVLTNEHVVSQARQGRVEVRTTGGGRYVGNVIALDRRNDLALVRLQTNDRLPTIPFANRSGIQVGQQVYAIGSPFGLSGTITTGILSRVDRETGDLQTDAALNPGNSGGPLLNSRGQLIGVNKAILSRDGTNSGIGFATNVLIAEDFIVANGDRPGTFDDRVARRDSPFPSRDRDYPSRDPDRFPGRGRASDRPRLGVTVNQDLIVLEVERGSLASEMGFRRGDRLVAIDHRPLQGVNHLIRFLETRPRSMLLTVERNRRTADVLVEF, from the coding sequence ATGACGATCGCAACACAACGTATCCTCTTATCGACGATCGCGGCTGGATTGTTAGCTACGGCGCCAGCGATCGCAGCTCCTGAGCCATCAATCCTGGCTCAGTTCGGCAATGAAGAGCAAACTCGGATCGAAATTTATCAGCAAGCGAGTCCGGCCGTAGTCACCATCCGTGCGGGACGGGGTTCGGGATCGGGGAGTATTGTGCGATCGGATGGTCTGGTACTCACGAACGAACATGTAGTCTCTCAGGCCAGACAAGGACGGGTGGAAGTGAGAACGACTGGAGGCGGTCGCTATGTGGGGAATGTAATTGCCCTCGATCGCCGCAACGATCTGGCATTAGTCCGCCTGCAAACTAACGATCGCTTGCCGACGATTCCTTTTGCCAATCGCAGCGGAATTCAAGTCGGACAGCAAGTATACGCGATCGGTTCTCCGTTTGGCTTGTCGGGAACCATTACCACCGGGATTTTGAGCCGAGTCGATCGCGAGACTGGCGATCTGCAAACGGATGCAGCTCTCAATCCGGGAAACTCCGGCGGCCCCTTACTCAACTCGCGAGGGCAGTTGATTGGGGTGAATAAAGCAATTTTAAGTCGGGACGGAACCAATAGCGGGATTGGGTTTGCCACCAATGTCCTGATTGCCGAAGATTTTATTGTTGCCAATGGCGATCGTCCGGGAACCTTCGACGATCGGGTGGCGCGACGAGATTCTCCATTTCCTTCGAGAGATCGCGATTATCCCTCGAGAGACCCAGATCGCTTTCCCGGACGAGGACGAGCGAGCGATCGCCCTCGGTTAGGAGTCACGGTAAACCAAGATTTGATTGTTTTGGAAGTCGAGCGCGGTTCCTTGGCCTCTGAGATGGGATTTCGGCGCGGCGATCGCTTAGTCGCCATCGACCATCGCCCGTTGCAAGGGGTGAACCATCTGATTCGCTTCTTGGAAACTCGCCCTCGATCGATGTTACTGACCGTGGAACGCAACCGTCGCACGGCAGATGTTTTGGTTGAGTTTTAG
- the psb34 gene encoding photosystem II assembly protein Psb34, protein MYTTVNPEGQLNNYANEPEMYYAEYPSYEQQQRYLLQGAIGFLLVAASILIGLAVS, encoded by the coding sequence ATGTATACGACAGTCAATCCTGAAGGACAGCTCAACAACTACGCTAACGAGCCTGAAATGTACTATGCAGAGTATCCCAGCTACGAACAGCAACAACGTTATCTTCTCCAAGGCGCAATCGGCTTTCTCCTCGTTGCAGCATCAATTCTCATCGGTCTAGCTGTCAGTTAA